From Cellulosimicrobium cellulans, the proteins below share one genomic window:
- a CDS encoding class I SAM-dependent methyltransferase, with product MSATRPSRWEQKTAADPSHSTWYVERFRAMAARGADLAGEARLVDAMLPRGSRVLDAGCGPGRVGAELFARGHTVVGVDVDPVLVEAARADHPGPDWRVGDLAELDLPAEGVAEPFDVIVCAGNVVTFLAPGTEVEVLRRFRAHLAPDGRAVVGFGTGRGYPPERFLADAAEAGLHLDVALATWDLRPWTPDADFLVAVLAAGAAG from the coding sequence ATGAGCGCCACCCGTCCCTCGCGCTGGGAGCAGAAGACCGCCGCCGACCCGTCGCACTCCACCTGGTACGTCGAACGCTTCCGGGCGATGGCCGCGCGCGGCGCCGACCTCGCGGGCGAGGCCCGGCTGGTCGACGCCATGCTGCCCCGGGGCTCGCGGGTGCTCGACGCGGGGTGCGGGCCGGGGCGGGTCGGCGCGGAGCTGTTCGCGCGCGGCCACACGGTCGTCGGGGTCGACGTCGACCCGGTGCTGGTCGAGGCCGCGCGCGCCGACCACCCGGGGCCCGACTGGCGCGTGGGCGACCTGGCCGAGCTCGACCTGCCCGCCGAGGGCGTCGCCGAGCCGTTCGACGTGATCGTGTGCGCGGGCAACGTCGTGACGTTCCTCGCGCCGGGCACCGAGGTCGAGGTCCTGCGCCGCTTCCGGGCGCACCTCGCCCCGGACGGTCGCGCCGTCGTCGGCTTCGGCACCGGGCGCGGCTACCCGCCCGAGCGGTTCCTCGCCGACGCCGCGGAGGCGGGGCTGCACCTCGACGTCGCCCTCGCGACGTGGGACCTGCGCCCGTGGACCCCGGACGCCGACTTCCTCGTCGCCGTGCTCGCCGCCGGCGCGGCGGGCTGA
- a CDS encoding histidine phosphatase family protein: MTATDTTPDPQLVLVRHGETEWSASGRHTGRSDIPLTVAGEQQAVAAGVWLQRWADRRGRRPAVVLSSPRQRARRTADLAGFPDAETDDDLAEWDYGPVEGRTAVAVGEQLGHEWLIFRDGVNVLAAANGHRGEELADVAARAGRVLGRVEPVLQGGDDVVLFAHGHLLRVLATVWLGVDPALGARFELGTAAICLLGYGHGLRTVEGWNLSAQG; encoded by the coding sequence GTGACCGCGACCGACACCACGCCCGACCCGCAGCTCGTCCTCGTGCGCCACGGCGAGACGGAGTGGAGCGCGAGCGGTCGGCACACCGGCCGGTCGGACATCCCGCTCACGGTCGCGGGAGAGCAGCAGGCGGTCGCGGCGGGCGTGTGGCTGCAACGGTGGGCGGACCGCCGGGGACGACGCCCCGCCGTCGTGCTCTCGAGCCCGCGCCAGCGCGCCCGGCGCACCGCGGACCTGGCCGGGTTCCCCGACGCCGAGACCGACGACGACCTCGCCGAGTGGGACTACGGGCCCGTCGAGGGCCGGACCGCGGTCGCGGTCGGCGAGCAGCTGGGCCACGAGTGGCTGATCTTCCGCGACGGCGTGAACGTGCTCGCCGCCGCGAACGGGCACCGTGGCGAGGAGCTCGCCGACGTCGCCGCCCGGGCGGGGCGCGTGCTCGGACGCGTCGAGCCGGTCCTGCAGGGCGGCGACGACGTCGTCCTGTTCGCGCACGGGCACCTGCTCCGCGTCCTCGCGACCGTGTGGCTCGGGGTCGACCCGGCGCTGGGCGCGCGGTTCGAGCTCGGCACGGCCGCGATCTGCCTGCTGGGCTACGGGCACGGGCTGCGCACGGTCGAGGGCTGGAACCTCTCGGCACAGGGCTGA
- a CDS encoding DNA-3-methyladenine glycosylase family protein, protein MTVLPRTGPGPTEHAVGDPPGAVAHHVVGEPLVRRLRSERPLDLHLTLARLSRGPYDPTFRRMPSGDVWRTTRMPAGPATCRLAQTGPRDVVGHAWGPGAQEALDALPHLLGEHDDDTGFVPPAPLRDAHRRSTGLRIPRTGRVLEALVPAILEQRVQTVAAWRSWGWLLRRYGERAPGPAGDAGMLVVPDAATWARVPSWDWHRANVDPGRARTVVAAARVARRLEECGALLDAQGAVAAHARLQAVPGVGVWTAAEVAQRALGDADAVSVGDYHLAKAVGWALVGERVDDDRMLELLAPYSPHRYRVVRLLELSGRAQAPRRGPRLSIQDHRAN, encoded by the coding sequence GTGACCGTCCTGCCGCGCACGGGCCCCGGGCCCACCGAGCACGCGGTCGGCGACCCTCCGGGCGCGGTCGCGCACCACGTGGTCGGCGAGCCGCTCGTCCGGCGCCTCCGGTCGGAGCGTCCCCTCGACCTGCACCTCACGCTCGCCCGGCTCTCCCGGGGGCCGTACGACCCGACGTTCCGCCGCATGCCGTCCGGGGACGTCTGGCGCACGACGCGGATGCCTGCCGGCCCCGCGACCTGCCGCCTCGCCCAGACGGGGCCGCGCGACGTCGTCGGGCACGCGTGGGGACCCGGCGCCCAGGAGGCGCTCGACGCCCTCCCCCACCTGCTGGGCGAGCACGACGACGACACCGGCTTCGTCCCGCCCGCGCCCCTGCGCGACGCGCACCGTCGCAGCACCGGGCTGCGCATCCCCCGCACCGGTCGCGTGCTGGAGGCGCTCGTCCCCGCGATCCTCGAGCAGCGCGTCCAGACGGTCGCCGCGTGGCGGTCGTGGGGCTGGCTCCTGCGCCGGTACGGGGAGCGCGCACCCGGTCCCGCGGGCGACGCCGGGATGCTCGTCGTGCCCGACGCCGCCACGTGGGCACGCGTCCCGTCGTGGGACTGGCACCGGGCGAACGTCGACCCGGGTCGCGCGCGGACGGTCGTCGCGGCGGCACGCGTCGCCCGCCGGCTCGAGGAGTGCGGCGCGCTGCTCGACGCCCAGGGGGCGGTCGCCGCCCACGCCCGGCTCCAGGCGGTCCCGGGCGTGGGCGTGTGGACCGCGGCCGAGGTGGCGCAGCGCGCGCTCGGCGACGCCGACGCCGTGTCGGTAGGCGACTACCACCTCGCCAAGGCGGTCGGCTGGGCGCTCGTCGGCGAGCGCGTCGACGACGACCGCATGCTCGAGCTCCTCGCGCCGTACTCCCCGCACCGCTACCGCGTGGTCCGGCTCCTGGAGCTCTCCGGCAGGGCGCAGGCCCCGCGGCGCGGCCCACGCCTCTCGATCCAGGACCACCGCGCGAACTGA
- a CDS encoding DsbA family oxidoreductase: MTTNSPVATDASAPTVKIDIWSDVACPWCYVGKRRLETALGRLAEAGDGPQVDIEYHSFELAPDTPVDFDGTEVDFLAGHKGMPRAQVEQMLGQMTQLAAAEGLAYDFDALQHTKTLTAHELLHHAKAHGKQVEMKERLLKAYFEEGRHVGRVQELADLAAEVGLDRAEVVAALEDGRYAEDVQADIDQARAYGINGVPFFVVDGRYGVSGAQDPAVFVQVLQQAVAERDAA, from the coding sequence ATGACCACGAACAGCCCCGTCGCGACGGACGCGTCGGCTCCCACGGTGAAGATCGACATCTGGTCCGACGTCGCGTGCCCCTGGTGCTACGTCGGCAAGCGACGTCTCGAGACGGCGCTCGGCCGGCTCGCCGAGGCCGGTGACGGCCCGCAGGTCGACATCGAGTACCACTCGTTCGAGCTGGCGCCGGACACTCCCGTCGACTTCGACGGCACCGAGGTGGACTTCCTCGCGGGGCACAAGGGCATGCCCCGCGCGCAGGTCGAGCAGATGCTCGGGCAGATGACGCAGCTCGCCGCGGCCGAGGGCCTGGCCTACGACTTCGACGCGCTCCAGCACACCAAGACGCTCACCGCCCACGAGCTGCTGCACCACGCGAAGGCGCACGGCAAGCAGGTCGAGATGAAGGAGCGCCTCCTCAAGGCGTACTTCGAGGAGGGCCGCCACGTGGGCCGTGTCCAGGAGCTCGCGGACCTCGCGGCGGAGGTCGGGCTCGACCGCGCCGAGGTCGTCGCCGCGCTCGAGGACGGCCGCTACGCCGAGGACGTCCAGGCGGACATCGACCAGGCACGTGCCTACGGGATCAACGGGGTGCCGTTCTTCGTCGTCGACGGCCGGTACGGCGTCTCGGGGGCGCAGGACCCGGCGGTCTTCGTCCAGGTGCTGCAGCAGGCCGTCGCGGAGCGCGACGCCGCCTGA
- a CDS encoding MOSC domain-containing protein, whose protein sequence is MSPAAPSASPTDLPASHGTAPVTALASSAPTGEVLAVCRVHALLPDAGPVGVTAIDKRPVDGPVKVRRLGLYADLQADRANHGGEEQAVYAYGQDDTDWWVGQLEREIPPGLFGENLRVRGIPVSGAVVGERWSVGSALLEVTLPRTPCSTFARRLGEDKWVKRFTAANRTGAYLRVVRNGELRAGDAVTVCYRPEHGVTLADWFGAWNARGADPERAAGIARRLLVAHLEGDIRLSDELRARAEIAAGRRIED, encoded by the coding sequence ATGTCTCCCGCTGCACCGTCCGCCTCGCCGACCGACCTCCCCGCGTCTCACGGCACCGCGCCCGTGACCGCCCTCGCCTCCAGCGCCCCGACGGGCGAGGTCCTCGCGGTGTGCCGCGTGCACGCCCTCCTGCCCGACGCCGGCCCGGTCGGCGTGACGGCGATCGACAAGCGGCCCGTCGACGGGCCGGTGAAGGTGCGACGCCTCGGTCTCTACGCCGACCTCCAGGCCGACCGTGCGAACCACGGCGGTGAGGAGCAGGCCGTCTACGCGTACGGGCAGGACGACACCGACTGGTGGGTCGGGCAGCTCGAGCGCGAGATCCCGCCGGGCCTGTTCGGAGAGAACCTGCGCGTGCGGGGCATCCCCGTGAGCGGGGCGGTCGTGGGGGAGCGCTGGTCCGTGGGCTCTGCGCTGCTGGAGGTGACCCTGCCCCGCACGCCGTGCTCGACGTTCGCGCGGCGGCTCGGCGAGGACAAGTGGGTCAAGCGGTTCACCGCCGCGAACCGGACGGGTGCGTACCTGCGGGTCGTGCGCAACGGCGAGCTGCGGGCGGGGGACGCGGTGACGGTCTGCTACCGGCCCGAGCACGGCGTGACCCTCGCCGACTGGTTCGGGGCGTGGAACGCGCGCGGCGCGGACCCGGAGCGCGCGGCGGGGATCGCGCGCCGGCTCCTCGTCGCGCACCTCGAGGGCGACATCCGGCTGTCCGACGAGCTGCGTGCCCGCGCCGAGATCGCCGCCGGGCGGCGCATCGAGGACTGA
- a CDS encoding DinB family protein — MVHETADGEIAYGSPEFDWTILTVPTTLAVVRGQLGFSWLEVAERLATLTQAELEWEPGPDALRVVRRGTERTSRTLGVGDWVMEWPDGPDSPQPRTIAWLVAHLTEAFFERWEWTFGPHERRRDSVTFSGEVGPAVAGLRREVDRWRAGVDALPDEGAFTVGLSQATEIDAQAPFVHLVAHMNRELIHHGAEIMVLQDLYRAANVTP; from the coding sequence ATGGTGCACGAGACGGCGGACGGGGAGATCGCGTACGGGAGCCCCGAGTTCGACTGGACGATCCTCACGGTCCCGACGACGCTCGCGGTCGTGCGGGGCCAGCTCGGGTTCTCGTGGCTCGAGGTCGCGGAACGGCTCGCGACGCTGACCCAGGCCGAGCTCGAGTGGGAGCCGGGGCCGGACGCGCTGCGCGTCGTGCGCCGTGGCACCGAGCGCACGTCGCGCACGCTCGGCGTCGGCGACTGGGTGATGGAGTGGCCGGACGGTCCGGACTCGCCGCAGCCGCGGACGATCGCGTGGCTCGTCGCGCACCTGACCGAGGCGTTCTTCGAGCGCTGGGAGTGGACGTTCGGGCCGCACGAGCGCCGCCGCGACTCCGTGACGTTCTCGGGCGAGGTCGGACCGGCGGTCGCGGGGTTGCGGCGCGAGGTGGACCGGTGGCGGGCCGGGGTGGACGCGCTGCCGGACGAGGGGGCGTTCACGGTCGGGCTGAGCCAGGCGACGGAGATCGACGCGCAGGCGCCGTTCGTCCACCTCGTCGCGCACATGAACCGCGAGCTGATCCATCACGGCGCGGAGATCATGGTGCTGCAGGACCTCTACCGTGCGGCGAACGTCACGCCCTGA
- a CDS encoding ribonuclease H family protein → MITVSTDGSCLSNPGGAIGWAWINHDGTFDSGGAVSGTNQVAELTALLQAVRAHPGAEPLLIESDSQYAIKCASEWVVAWKRKGWRTAGGQPVKNLELVQAIDRVITERAGPVRFRWVRGHVGDPFNERADQLAGLAAQDWAAGRGDLDGTLVPELGDPTRPVGRAPATAPVPTAASHVPAPRQPTSEPAWDMDTLFD, encoded by the coding sequence GTGATCACTGTCAGCACCGACGGCTCGTGCCTGAGCAACCCGGGCGGCGCCATCGGGTGGGCGTGGATCAACCACGACGGCACGTTCGACTCCGGCGGCGCCGTGAGCGGGACCAACCAGGTCGCCGAGCTGACCGCGCTGCTCCAGGCGGTCCGTGCGCACCCCGGGGCGGAGCCGCTGCTCATCGAGTCCGACTCGCAGTACGCGATCAAGTGCGCGTCCGAGTGGGTCGTCGCCTGGAAGCGCAAGGGGTGGCGCACCGCGGGCGGGCAGCCGGTGAAGAACCTCGAGCTCGTCCAGGCGATCGACCGGGTCATCACCGAGCGCGCGGGGCCCGTCCGGTTCCGCTGGGTGCGCGGCCACGTCGGCGACCCGTTCAACGAGCGCGCCGACCAGCTCGCGGGCCTCGCCGCCCAGGACTGGGCCGCCGGTCGGGGTGATCTCGACGGCACGCTCGTCCCCGAGCTCGGCGACCCCACGCGACCGGTCGGCCGTGCGCCGGCCACCGCGCCCGTCCCGACCGCCGCCTCGCACGTCCCGGCACCGAGACAGCCGACCTCGGAGCCTGCGTGGGACATGGACACCCTGTTCGACTGA
- a CDS encoding PH domain-containing protein: MGLSEKHLTEGEHVVMELKEHAKALFWPFVLLLVLVAAVVVTVVLVPNDVVRWVVAGLALVAAVVWVFVPWLRWRTTEYTVTNKRIAMRSGIITRTGRDIPLYRINDVNYEKGPIDRIFGCGTLVISDATDKPGLNLHDVPDVENVQVRLHDLLFTADDGSDDGEWPPNEPPRGPRAPRIPRAER, translated from the coding sequence ATGGGTCTGAGCGAGAAGCACCTCACCGAGGGCGAGCACGTCGTCATGGAGCTCAAGGAGCACGCGAAGGCCCTGTTCTGGCCGTTCGTGCTGCTCCTCGTCCTCGTCGCGGCGGTCGTCGTGACGGTCGTGCTCGTCCCGAACGACGTCGTCCGCTGGGTCGTCGCGGGCCTCGCCCTCGTCGCTGCGGTCGTCTGGGTGTTCGTGCCGTGGCTGCGCTGGCGGACCACGGAGTACACCGTGACGAACAAGCGCATCGCGATGCGCTCGGGCATCATCACGCGCACCGGGCGGGACATCCCGCTGTACCGGATCAACGACGTGAACTACGAGAAGGGCCCGATCGACCGGATCTTCGGCTGCGGGACGCTCGTCATCTCCGACGCGACCGACAAGCCGGGCCTGAACCTGCACGACGTCCCCGACGTCGAGAACGTGCAGGTCCGCCTGCACGACCTGCTCTTCACGGCCGACGACGGCTCCGACGACGGCGAGTGGCCGCCGAACGAGCCGCCGCGCGGCCCGCGCGCCCCCCGCATCCCGCGCGCGGAGCGCTGA